CCCCGCACGGCGCTTGTCGAACGGGCGGCACGGCTCGCGATCGAGGGCCTGCAGCGCATTGAAGCCGCTGTACGTCATCTGGCAGAGGGAATCCGTGCCGCCGCATACAACCGCCTCGGCGCGGCCGCAGCGAATCCAATCGGCGGCAATCCCCAGCGCGTTGGCGCCGGACGAACAGGCCGTGGACACCGTGAGCCGCGGTCCGTAGCAGGCAAACACATTCGCCACGTCATCCGCCGGTACCGACACCGGAGTTTCCGACCATCCCGCCAGGAACTGTCGCCTCCGCCGCAGCTGTACCATGGCACGGTACAATTCCTCACCGGTGGCCATGCCGCCGGTGGTGCTGCCCATGACCACTCCCGTACCGGCCGCGTCCTCGCGACCGAGGCCCGCCGTCCGCCACGCCTCTCCGGCGGCAATCAGCGCCAGGAGAGCCGAGCGCGAGGCGCGCCGAGCAACGGGGTGTGGCAGCCATGCGGGTGGTGCCAGGGCGCGAACCTCCGCCGCACGCGAACTGCGACAGCCCGCCGCCGAGAATAACGACACCTCGCCGATTCCACATGTTCCCGCCCGCAAGCCGCGCGCGAACGCCTCGACGCCGACTCCGAGGGCGTTGATGCTTCCCAGTCCGGTGATCGCGATGCGGTACATTTCGTATCGTAGGGTTGAGTGCCAAGTCTTGAGTGCTGAGTTCCGAGTGCGGCGTACCGGACTGATTCACCTGGCTCACGCCATCGTGAGTCCGCCGTCTACGACCAGCGTCGCACCGCTGATGTATCCCGCAGCCGGGCTGGCGAGAAAACGAATCGCCTGTGCAACCTCGGCCGGTTCGCCGAAACGGCCGAGCGCGATCTGCTGCTCGAAACGCTGGCGTTCTTCCGCCGGCATCTTGGCGATCATCCGCGTCTCGATGAGTCCCGGGCAAATGGCATTGACGGTAATGCCGTAGCGTCCGACCTCGCGCGCCAGCGACTTGCCGAAGCTCAGCAGACCGCCTTTGGTGGCGGCATAGTTGGCGGCACCGTCCTTCCCCAGCAACGCCGCCGGAGAGATCACGTTGATGATCCGTCCCCAGCGTTGCCGGATCATCCACCGCAATCCGTGTCGCGCGCACAGAAAGGCACCACGCAGATTCACCGCCATCACGTCATCCCAGGCTTCGAGCGAAAGTAACATGGCGTAGCCGTCGCGCGTAATCGCGGCGTTGTTCACGATGATGTCCACCCCGCCCCACCGCTGGCGCAGCCGCTCGAACAGCGCCGCGATCGCCTTCGGGTCCGCCAGGTCCGCCGGCTCGAGCACCACCTCGCCGCCGGCAGCGCCCGCGGCCGCGGCGGCCTCTTCGGCCTCCGCCGCTGAGCGCGCGTAGTTGATGGCGACAGCGGCGCCGGCCGCGGCCAGCGCTTCCGCCGTTGCCCGGCCGATACCCCGCGACGCACCCGTCACCAGGGCACGCTTGCCGTCAAGGCGCAGCGGATCGGCATTCAACGCAGCAGCCGCCACAGTTGTCCCTTGATCTTGCGTTGGCGGAGTTTCTGCAGCACCCGGATGTTGGTCTTGATCCCCTTCCCGGGCACGATCCAATTGGTGTGGCTGCCGGCGTACGACTCGATCCGATCGATGAGCTCGTCGGCAAGCGTCGGCGCGATGTAGAACTTCGGGTACAGCAGGTTGTCGTCCGCATCCAGTTGCCCGTCGCGCAGCGCGATCTCGACCATCTCCGTTCCCGGCAGAATGCGGATGCCGGTCATGGCGATGACCGCGGTCGGCTGCAGTTCATCCATCAGATCGATCGTTTCGCTCACCGTCTGCATGGTCTCGCCCGGCCCGCCGAAGATGAGGCTGTGACAGAACTTCAATCGATACTTGTGGCAGAGATCGGAGGCTCGACGCAGGTCGACGGCTTCGAACTCCTTCTTCAGGTTCACCATCATGGTCGGAGAACCAGAGTCGGTGCCGAACTCGATCGCTTTACACCCGGAGGCGGCCATCAGCCGGCAGAGCTCGTCGTCGACGAACTTCGGGTTGAGATATCCGGACCATTCAATGTCGAGGTTGCGGCTGGCAATCTCTTCGCAGATGTCTTTCGCGTGTCGGATGGGCATGTTGAAGATGTTGTCGACGAAGAACCAGTGGCGGACCTGACACTGCTGGCGCACGGCCTGGATCTCGTCGACCACGGCCTTCGCCGTCCGCATGCGGACCTTCGACCCTTCGATGAGCGGATAGCTGCAGAAGATACATTCGAAGTAGCAGCCGCGCTTCGTCTGGATGTTGAGCGCGCCGCCGCGTTGGTAATACAAATCCATGTCGAACCGTTGCCGCATCGGCACGCCCGCCATGTCCAGATCCTTGATCCGGGCGACGGGGCTGACACACACGCCGCCGTTCACTGGCTCGCAGCGATACTCGTGGGTCGATACGACCGGCTCCCGCTGGCGGAGGCGTTCGAGAATCCACGGGAACGCCATCTCCCCTTCGCCCACGACACCAACGTCCGCGCCGAGGTACTCCATGATCGTCGTCGGCATGACGGTGAAGCCGGCGCCGCCCAAGACGATGGGCGCCGCGGTCAGCTCGCGCACGGCATCCACCAAACGCTTGTAGTCATCGATGTACGAAGTGTTCAGTGGATAGGACGTCGAGTCGAGATTCCGCAGCGAGATGCCGACCACCTCGGGTTCGGTGGTGCGAATGGTCTCGTCCAATGCCGGCCGCGGCGCATCGAGGAAGCAGAGGTCCAGTGTCTCGACACTGTGCCCGTGTTCCGCGCTCACGGCCGCCATGTAGGCGGCGCCGAGCGGAAAGACCGGATCGGGCAACTTCTCGGTGTTGGCTGAAATCAGCAGTACCCGCACAGACAGCCCTCAGGACTCCGCGGTTGGAGCGAATACCAGACTCACGATGTTACCCGAATAGCACAGGGCATTGACCAAGACCAAAGGTTTGGAAGCAAGCCGCACACCGGCCTCGGCTCCGGTCACCGCTTTTCCGTTCAGATCGAAGCTCAGCTCATCATGCAGGCGCGGTGCGTGACGCCACGCTCCCGCCGCCAACGCCAGCGCCAGCATCCCACTGGCGCCGAGGCAGTCGCCGACGACAACTTTCGGTGCCAGCAACAGCGGTGCCCCTGTGCTGCCAAACACCTCGACCAGCGCGGCGCGTTCCGTGTGGTCGATCGGTGTGCCATGGGCGCTGCACATCACTGCGCCAATATCCCTCGGCTGCAAGCGGCTCACCGCTATTGCCCGGTTGAGCGTATGGGTCACGCCCGTGTGCTGGCGGTCGTGGCGCGTGATGGTGGGCTCGAAACCGGCCGAGTAGCCCTCGATCCGTCCCCAACACGGGGCTCCGCGCTGGCGGGCTCGATCGCGCCGCTCCAGCACCGCCACCACTGCAGCTTCGCCGGGGAATACTCCCGGCACCGCGTCCAGAAACGGGCGCGCCTGTTCTCGGCGCTTGAGCAGGCCCATAGCGCGCAGCGCCACGAGTAATGCCGGGCCCATGACGTCGGCGCCGCCGGCGAGCACGACATCAGCCTTTCCCATTTGGATCAGATCATAGCCGTAGCCGAGGGCACCCAAGCCGGCGGCAAAGCCCATGTGCGCCGTGACATTCGGCCCCTTGATGCCGAGCGCGATGGACACCTCACCCGCCGCCGCGCTCGATACCGTGTAGGCAAACAGGCGGGGGCTCGCCGCCGATGGCCCCTGCTCCACCACCTTGCGGTTGTACTCCTCGTCGGTGAGCAGGCAGCCCAACCCCGTGCCAAAGGAAAGGCCAACGCGCTCGGGCGCAGCATGCTGCGCCCCTACATCCGGGTGGCCGATCTTCAAAGCAGCGGCACGCACGGCCAGGTAGGAGGCGGAGAGAAAGAACCGGCACAGTCGATCGAGCCGGCCAACACGTGCCCGCTTATCCTCCGGCACTGCCGAGATGGG
Above is a window of Candidatus Binatia bacterium DNA encoding:
- a CDS encoding lipid biosynthesis B12-binding/radical SAM protein produces the protein MRVLLISANTEKLPDPVFPLGAAYMAAVSAEHGHSVETLDLCFLDAPRPALDETIRTTEPEVVGISLRNLDSTSYPLNTSYIDDYKRLVDAVRELTAAPIVLGGAGFTVMPTTIMEYLGADVGVVGEGEMAFPWILERLRQREPVVSTHEYRCEPVNGGVCVSPVARIKDLDMAGVPMRQRFDMDLYYQRGGALNIQTKRGCYFECIFCSYPLIEGSKVRMRTAKAVVDEIQAVRQQCQVRHWFFVDNIFNMPIRHAKDICEEIASRNLDIEWSGYLNPKFVDDELCRLMAASGCKAIEFGTDSGSPTMMVNLKKEFEAVDLRRASDLCHKYRLKFCHSLIFGGPGETMQTVSETIDLMDELQPTAVIAMTGIRILPGTEMVEIALRDGQLDADDNLLYPKFYIAPTLADELIDRIESYAGSHTNWIVPGKGIKTNIRVLQKLRQRKIKGQLWRLLR
- a CDS encoding beta-ketoacyl-[acyl-carrier-protein] synthase family protein translates to MYRIAITGLGSINALGVGVEAFARGLRAGTCGIGEVSLFSAAGCRSSRAAEVRALAPPAWLPHPVARRASRSALLALIAAGEAWRTAGLGREDAAGTGVVMGSTTGGMATGEELYRAMVQLRRRRQFLAGWSETPVSVPADDVANVFACYGPRLTVSTACSSGANALGIAADWIRCGRAEAVVCGGTDSLCQMTYSGFNALQALDREPCRPFDKRRAGLTLGEGAAVLVFEHWERAQRRGARILGEFVSYGVSADAHHLTAPRPDGGGAVLATQRALQQGGVAIEDIDYINAHGTGTALNDVVETRAIKSVFGPRAYRIPVTSTKSMVGHCLGAAGAIEALASLLAVRYSFVPPTATLEEPDPECDLDYVPKTSRPQTLRTVLSNSYGFGGNNTSLIIRGHE
- a CDS encoding 3-oxoacyl-ACP reductase family protein, producing the protein MAAAALNADPLRLDGKRALVTGASRGIGRATAEALAAAGAAVAINYARSAAEAEEAAAAAGAAGGEVVLEPADLADPKAIAALFERLRQRWGGVDIIVNNAAITRDGYAMLLSLEAWDDVMAVNLRGAFLCARHGLRWMIRQRWGRIINVISPAALLGKDGAANYAATKGGLLSFGKSLAREVGRYGITVNAICPGLIETRMIAKMPAEERQRFEQQIALGRFGEPAEVAQAIRFLASPAAGYISGATLVVDGGLTMA